Proteins encoded within one genomic window of Gloeobacter kilaueensis JS1:
- a CDS encoding SDR family oxidoreductase, protein MQALTRTAIATQSLSGKIALVTGGARGLGEAICRDLAEAGATVIVADIAAEAARQVAGSLADYNAQALALDITDEAQVEAAIAGLLADRGRIDILINNAGTDYTLAVDELTSAQWDRVLDVNLRGPFLLSHHVLPAMKAQGNGQIVNIVSTAAKRAWANASAYHASKWGLLGFSHALHVEGRSHGIKVTAVVSGGMRTPFLLDRFPDIDTATLQDPANVAQTVRFVLTLPAETVIPEITVLPMRETSWP, encoded by the coding sequence ATGCAAGCACTGACTCGCACTGCAATCGCCACCCAATCTCTAAGCGGCAAAATTGCCCTTGTCACCGGCGGTGCCCGTGGCCTCGGCGAGGCGATCTGCCGCGATCTGGCGGAGGCGGGAGCGACCGTGATCGTCGCCGACATCGCCGCCGAGGCGGCCCGGCAGGTGGCCGGTTCCCTCGCGGACTATAACGCCCAGGCTCTCGCCCTCGATATCACCGACGAAGCCCAAGTCGAGGCGGCGATTGCCGGACTGCTGGCCGATCGCGGTCGCATCGATATCTTGATCAACAACGCCGGGACGGACTACACCCTGGCGGTGGACGAACTCACCAGCGCGCAGTGGGACCGGGTGCTGGACGTGAACCTGCGCGGTCCTTTTTTGCTCTCCCACCACGTCCTGCCGGCGATGAAAGCCCAGGGCAATGGCCAGATCGTCAACATCGTCTCCACCGCCGCCAAGCGCGCCTGGGCCAACGCTTCGGCCTACCACGCGAGCAAGTGGGGCCTGCTGGGCTTCAGCCACGCCCTGCACGTCGAGGGCCGCAGCCACGGTATCAAAGTCACCGCCGTCGTGAGCGGCGGGATGCGCACGCCGTTTCTACTCGACCGCTTCCCGGACATCGACACTGCGACGCTGCAAGATCCGGCGAACGTTGCTCAGACGGTCCGCTTCGTGCTCACCCTGCCCGCTGAGACGGTGATTCCCGAAATTACCGTGCTCCCGATGCGCGAAACGTCCTGGCCGTGA